TATTGAGGTAAGAGAATGAAGGAGAATGTGGCGGGAAAAGGTATTAAATAGATGGACGCGGAGAGAACCTGAGTTAGAAATCACTGCAGATCAAGACAAGCAGGTTCTCACAATTTGAATAAATCAAGACGTTGGTGACGACGCCTTGTGTGAATAGTGACTGACTCCAGGTTAAAAGAAGTAACGGAATAAGGAATAGAAGCTGATAATACAGAACACTAGTGTGAGTGCAGGTTGACATTAAGTGCACCCAAACTTGTTATTTTATACTCAGGCAAGAGTACGGGTACCTCGGAGCTACATCAGAGGGAAACCGTTGCCTAAAACATGAACTAGCAACCAAGGAGAATATCGTACGTGGTACCGCCCTACTTGTCAGCGCAATTCCGAACTATGTTCGGAATCCCGACGCCTCGTCTATCTCTTGTGCCAGCGCATACGAGGATGTGGGTCAGAATTCACAAGGAGGCTCTGCATGTCTTTGAGGTGTCAGTATTATTTAGTCCATTTCCATCGAATCCTGGTCTCCAAAAAGGTCATCAGCCTCGATCGTCCTCGCGTTCTGAGTATCGCCAGTACCACCCCCAGTGTCCGAATCCGAGTCGGGATCATGATCGAGAGgtattccttcctttatcctgcGCTGCTGTTCTTTAAGTTCGTCACGTTGGGCCAGTTTCATCTCCAAATCAGCCGTCAGTTTCTTCAGAGCATCCTCGAACCGTTTCTGAAGGATCGTGAATTCCAGGCATAGTCTATGATGAGTGCGCATACACACCCTAATTAGAGGATTCGCCGAACTTGATATCTCGCTATTTTTCTTGGCCACAGCTGCCTCCAAATCCCGAATTTCTTCGTTCAGCAGCTTCCTCGATTGTgcatcttcgtcgtcgtcgtcgtcatcgtcctcttcatcgctgtcttcctcctcctcttcttcttcgtccccttcttcttcctcgtcattAAGAGCCAGATCTAGCTCCGCGGCCAGTTCTTCATCAATGTCACCTTCGGGGTCCTCATCCCCATTTTCGCCTTCTTCATCATGACCGTTCAAGTCACCGGGAGTGCCAGCGTCTCCCATATCTGAAATAGCGGGTGTTGGCGCGTCAACAGGTTCTTCCCGCTCAATGAATTCCGAATCCGACATGTCCGGATTCACATTATCGAGAACCTCTACGTGGGTCAACGACATTGGATCTCTACCTTTCGCTTGACGGCAAGTAGACATACCGTATTTGATCTCCGTGGCCATGTTATCAGCCTCCAGTAAACGTTCGACCTCTTGCTCGACACTCTCTATAGTCTAACGGGTACTCAGAGATGAAGTAACGTAGTCAGCGGGAAGAAGTATACCCGTTTGTTGATTCTTTTCCGAAACCTCCGTTTGCGTACATGGTGAAGAGGAGGTGTTATTCCATGCGGCCATATAAACTCTTCTATGTTGAAGCCTCGAGAAGAATGTGCCACCGCATCATCATTTTCGATACGGTTATCAACAACAAGCATCTGGCAGGGGAATAAGCGTTCCAGTTCATGGAATCGTATAACAATAATTCGACCTGACATATGTCAGCGACTTTGAACATTTGCTTATTGTCCAAAGTCTTCTGAGATTCGATTATACAAGGTAGGTCGACCAGCTTGGCAGTATAGGTATTATTCCCGATATGAAACACCGCCCGACGAGAGTCTTGCCAAATATTGAAGACTGATGAGCCGCTCAAATGACGGTGGGTGCTTacctttgaatttgaaccaAACGTCGTTGGAAAGTTCTCTCGCAGCTACCATCTTTCTCAACTTATCACAATCCTCCCCTGGAGGCATACGCAGAATGAACTGTTCCTCGAACAccaagtcttcatcgtctgaaTCCAGTTCTCTGTCATACTGTCCCAGGAACGACATTCCTGGTGCTTGAGAGGCAGCTTTCTCGCTGAGTTTAAGCTTCAATTTGGGCTGGGTTTTCGTCTTATTGAAAGAAGCAAAGCGCGTGGCTCGATCTATATTTTCACTAGGGGCCCTCGGAGGTTGGGTACTTGTCCTGAGGCGAGATGATGTTCGCGAGCCCGATGGTGCATTTTGGGAGTACTCGGTTTGTTGGGAAGAGCCTGCCTGTGGTTCTGAGGGTGGTGGCATTTCTTCAACATCATCGACGACAATGAGGTCGTCTTCCATTAAAAGTTGTTTCTTGAGCGTGTCAGAAGCGTTGAAGCTGGTAGACGATGGTGGTGGACTGAAGAGTCTTAGACACGGTTTCTCATTATCTAAGCATAAGTCGACGGAGGTTCGCGTTCGAGGCAGCCATCGCAAAACTATGTCTGCAACTGCCAAAGTCCACTCACACCAATCCAATCGCGCAAAGCCAGCAGAATCACAGAAAAAGGTTGTTTTTAAGCCCGTTCTTGACAATCCTTTCCGGGTTTATTGGTATATACTCTCCGTTCGTTCAAGTCCATCCTCGTCAAACGTCCTTTCTTAGGCCATCCGTACCAGTCAACCTACAAAATCTCATTCTAGCGCAAACGTCCACTCTTCTTGATGGCATAGCGGAATATCAGCGTTTGAAAGGTATCATCCAACGTAAACGAAAGAGAGGCAAATGTGATGAAAGTGGAGGCAATATCGAAACACCACCGATTCTATCGCACTTGACAGTGGGTATCAACGCTGTAACGAAGCGTTTGGAAGGTCAACTTGGACGACGGAAAAACCTCGTCAAGATAACATCTGCTTCTGATTCGATAACCCTTCAGGACGATAGTCTTTCCTCGAGCACTCTGGCGTCGATTCGAGTGGTACTCGTTTGTCGAGCAGACGTCAATCCACCCATCTTAATTGACCATATTCCTCATATCGTTGCAGCTTTCAACTCCTCCTTACCTTCGcaccaagaaaaagaaaaaccgATACTACTTTCCCCACTTCCATCCGGTGCAGAACACACTCTAGCAGAGTTACTTGGGCTGAGGAGGGTAGCTGTTTTGGCGTTCGATGTgtgttttctctttttcttttttcttgtcTTTGAGACTCAGTATAATCCAGGATGAAACGCCAAATCTCGCGGTACTTCTCAAAGACTCTGAGAAAATACCTGTTATTACTGCTCCTTGGCTCGTACCTTTGCAACCGCAGCAGATTATCCCCACACATATAAAGCAAGTGCGGACTACTGCTCCTAAGGATATGAAGGTCGCGAAGGAACAAAGGGCGGCTGGTAGAAAGGCAGCGAAGGCAAAGAAGAAGGCAAAGAAGACAGATGTCGCCTAATGCTAATCAAAGGAGGTTTTCTGTTCCATCCCCATTTCGCGTCTTTTCAGAGTCGATCACGTTGCGATTCGGTAGACAAGTGTAGATAAGGTCGAATTCTCTAGAGGCCAGGTAACTTTAACTTTTCCTAGACTTTCCCGATGTACACTGAATCATGTTAGAGCCACGTCTGCCTGTGTAATCGTCCTTGAAGCTTCAGCTGAATGAAAGCAATTGTATGTGATTCTGTTACAATAAGATCGAGGTCATAAACAGGTCCCATAATCGCCTATAATCGACTGTTCTAAATTTCCAGGGGCAATCTACTGCCTTTTTAACGATGGAGAAGGTCCGTAGCCTCTAATAATTCTTTAGCCTCCTCAACCAACTGCACAAACACCCTCAATTTCTCCAGTTCTGTGGCCGTCTTCAATCCCGCTCTCAACGCAATTTTCTCCGCATTCTCGAAAATTTCTCTACTAtaactctttccatctcctgCAACTGCCCTGGCGAATTCCGGCTGGTCGCTCAAATTCAGATAAATATGAATCAGGTCGCTCAAGAAACCTCTTGGGTCGAACCGCAACTTCTCCGGTTCCCTGACTTTCAGGTTCTGATACTTCGGCCCTACGAATGCGACCAAGTTGTAATCCAACATTGCTGCCAGTTTATCGACAATCTCGGGCATCATGAATGGTGCTTTCGTCTCCGCAGTGAATAATTTGAGAAGTTCGACGGTCGACCTGCCTAACGTCGTGTAACTGGACGCGTGTCTCTCCAGCTGTCTTAAGGTTCCCTCTCGCTCCCGCCGATATTCTTGAGTTTTCGATAACCATACTTCTTTATTGTCCATCTCAACTTGAGTGTCGTGGATTCGAGTGAGTTCACTGATCGACTCGTCCATGAGATATGTCACATCATTGATCATCAGGCGTTTGAATCGGACGACACTCCTGTGGACAGAAACACTGTCAGTTGAGGTTGAATGATTGGTCATAGCAAATGCGGACTTGGGCTCGAAGTTGAGTGCTTCCTGATTCCAGATGTTCTTCCGTGCAAAAACAATGTTCTGCCTTTTCAGATTT
This genomic window from Marasmius oreades isolate 03SP1 chromosome 8, whole genome shotgun sequence contains:
- a CDS encoding uncharacterized protein (BUSCO:EOG09263U08), whose protein sequence is MEDDLIVVDDVEEMPPPSEPQAGSSQQTEYSQNAPSGSRTSSRLRTSTQPPRAPSENIDRATRFASFNKTKTQPKLKLKLSEKAASQAPGMSFLGQYDRELDSDDEDLVFEEQFILRMPPGEDCDKLRKMVAARELSNDVWFKFKDSRRAVFHIGNNTYTAKLVDLPCIIESQKTLDNKQMFKVADICQMLVVDNRIENDDAVAHSSRGFNIEEFIWPHGITPPLHHVRKRRFRKRINKRTIESVEQEVERLLEADNMATEIKYEVLDNVNPDMSDSEFIEREEPVDAPTPAISDMGDAGTPGDLNGHDEEGENGDEDPEGDIDEELAAELDLALNDEEEEGDEEEEEEEDSDEEDDDDDDDEDAQSRKLLNEEIRDLEAAVAKKNSEISSSANPLIRKRFEDALKKLTADLEMKLAQRDELKEQQRRIKEGIPLDHDPDSDSDTGGGTGDTQNARTIEADDLFGDQDSMEMD